The following is a genomic window from Stenotrophomonas maltophilia.
CATGGAGCTGGAAGAAGTGCTGCAGTTGTTGCGTCGCTGATCCCATTTCCATCGTAATCCGCTATACTTCACGGCCCGCCGCACTGGCGGGCACATCGCAGCATCAGTCGGGGCGTAGCGCAGCCTGGTAGCGCATCTGCCTGGGGGGCAGAGGGTCGTCGGTTCGAATCCGGCCGTCCCGACCAAAAGCAGCGATAGAACAAGGGCTTGCGCCATGCGGTGCAGGCCCTTTTTCGTTGTGCACCCTATTACCACCCTATCGCCACCCTATCGAGGCAGCGCGATACCCGTGGTGACCGGCTGCCACGGCGCTTCATGGCCACCCAGGTAATGCTCAGTCATCGACGCGTTGCCGTGCCCCATCAGCGCTTGAATCTGTTCCGTGGTCCAGCCCGCATCGCGCAGCAGCGCGCCGCCCAGGCTGCGGATCTCATGGAAGGTTGGCGGCGCATCGCCACCCACGCCGGCAGCATCGCGCGCCTTTGCGAATGCACGCGACAGCTGCTCGGGCAACACCTGCGTGTGGTGCGCGCGGTCCTTCGCGCGCTTGTCGCTGGGCCTGGCCTTTTCCGGCAGGCGGTGGATCACGAACGGCGAAACCACGTCATCGCGGCACCGGGCCAGCAGGTCGAGCAGCGGGCCAGCCACAGCGATCTGTAGTCGAACGTTCGTCGAGCCCTCGGTTTTCGACGGCACCACCCACAGGTGGCCGTCGCGCATGTCGGCGAACTTCACCGTAACCACGTCCTCGCGGCGCAGCAGCGTCACCAGCGACAGGTCCATGGCGTTGCGCAGCCAGGGTGCTGCCTGGTCCCATATCGCGCGGTATACGTCGAGGGTCAGGCGCACGCGCTTCCGCTCGTGCTGGAATCGGCGAGTCGCCAGCGCAGGGTTGGTATCTATCCAGCCTTCTTCCACGGCGCAGGCCAGTATCCAGCCCAGCACCAGCCGGAACTGCTGGCGCGCGCGGTCGGATTCGGTCACTTCGCGGATGAAGGTGGCGCACACCTTCACCGTCACGTCGGCCACCGCCTTCGAACCCAGCCCGGCCTCGATGCGTCGGATCACGCTTTCGTAGACCTCGGCCGTCTTCGACGCCCACTTCCTGCCAGGCACGTCATCGCGGCGGAACACCACAATCGCATCAGCCACCGTCTCGCCTGGCGTGATGACCCGGGCCACCAGGTCGTCGGTGGGGATCAGCAGCGCGTTGAGCTTCTTGGCCGCGGCGAACGCGCGGGCCTGGTCGGTGCCCATCCACGTCTCTTTCTTCGTGACCGGGTGCCGGTATTTGAACCCGTCCCGGTTGGGGTACAGATTGGCCGGCCATCCCTGGCGGCTCTTGCTTCGTTGCCTCGGTGCCATCGTCAGGCCGCCTCACCCAATACTCGCGCGACAAGATCATCGCCGCCGGCGAGCCATTCGTGTTCGTCGATGAACCAGGTGCCGCCGACCTTGCGGCCGGGCAGCTTACCCTCGCGCAGCAGCCGCTGCAGCACCTGCATGGACGGGCGGCTGCCTTCTTCAAAGTAGCGGGCCAGCCACCGCTCGGGGGTCATCAGTTGCATGCTGGTTTCCTTCAGTTCGTGGCCAGCGCAGCGCGCAGCTGCTCGGTGGCCTGGGTTGCTGCATCGCGCAGGCGCAGCACCTCGGCGCGCAGGCGGATCACTTCATCGGCCGCGACCACCAGCTGCTCGCGCAGCACGTCCTTGGCCGGCTGCTTCATGCGGCGTGGTTCGCGGGGGAAAAGCTGGGCGGTCATCTTCCTGGCTCCTTCCAGCGTTTGACCGCCTTGCAGTAGGCGATGACCTTCCGGCAACCCGCGCAGTCGATCGTCTGGCCAGCTTCGGCGAAGAGCACGTCCGGTTCGTCGGCGCAGGTATCCATGTGGTTGCAGTCCCAGGCGACACCGCACAACGTGTATTCCTCGCACGCGGGGTTCCCGGCGTGGCGGATGGCTGCCTCAGCCATGAGCGCACCTCCGCCAGCACCAGCGCAGCCCATTTCGCGCGGCGCGGCATGCGCGGCTGATCGCCCACAGGGTGGCGATGCCGGCCAGGAACCCGGCCAGGGCAAACACGTGGACCATTGCAGCGGTGAGCAGCTGGTCAGCCATGGGCGTCGGCCTGGTCCTGGTAGAACTCATGGGCGCGATCCAGCTCGGTGCGGATGTAGTCCTGCCACCAGCAAACATCGCCGCCACCGCCGTCACCCAGCAGCCCGGCGTCGTAGCGGTCCAGCTGCAGACCCATGTCCACGGCCTGCGCGGGCGGCCGGCGAAAAAGGGGCTCGGTGAAGAACCCATCGTCATCCTTCCTACGAAGCACCACCCCGTCATTACGGGGATCGTTGAGCTGGTGGATGTTGGCGTAGCCCACCGGCTCCCCCACCGGCTGGCGGGCGTTGATCGGCTCTGCGTCGCCAGCGCTGTAGGCAAACACAATGTCGCGCCCGTGGCTTACTGTGATGGCGTCCTCGGCCACGGTTACGCGGTAGGCACCCACCTTCTGCGCGATCAACTCCACCGGCTGGCGGGCGGCGAGTACTGCTTGCAGTTCTGCCGCGTGACGCATGGTGCAGTTTGCGATCTTCTGGCAGAGCGTGTTGTCGCTGATTCCGACCTCGTCGGCGTCCTTGCGCCACCGGGCGACCAGCGATTCCAAAAGCGCACCCCCCTGACCACCCGGGGAGGGCTGGGCGGAGAGGGCGGCTTCGATGGCTCGCAACGCGCGCTTGTCGGAGTCAGTCAGCGACTTGTGATTGATGCGGATGGCCTTCGCCTTATCACCATCGTCTCGGTACTGCGCCGCGAGCAAGGCGCGCGCCGCGTCGGACGGCATCACCTGCACCCTCCCACCGGGCTGCGCGTCTGCCAGGGTCTTCTTGGTATTCATGCAACCTCCTGCAGTTGGGAGGCCTGCTCGGCCTCGATCAGGGCATAGCCGATGGCGTCGACGCGCGCGCGCAACACGCGGCGCGCTTTCAGCAGCTCCATTGCGATGAACCGGCGGTGGTCGGTGAGCTTGAACGTCCGCGTCTCGATGTGCAGCTTCCCGGCCAGGTCGCGGCGGAACAGGCGGTAGGTGAGGACGTGGCCGCCCAGCACCTTGTCGATGGACCGGCCCCAGGCGAAGCCCTCGGTGCGCTTCGGCAGCCGGCGGTCGTAGCGGTGGTGGCTCATCAGTAGGTGCCCCGTGCGTTGTCCAGGGCGGTCTGCACGTCCGCCGAAAGCTGCTGGTCGGCCACGCTGGCGAACAGAACGTCGTAGTTCCAGGTCGTGTCGCGGAACACGCGCCCGTCGTCGAAGTCGCGCAGACAATCCAGCACGTCGTTGGCAATGGCCTTGTCCTCGTCGGTTTCGACGGAGAACCGGTCGAGCGCATGGCGCACACGGTAGGGGCCTTCGCTCCAATCGCCGCGCGTCTGTCGCATTGCCACGGCCAAGTCGAGGCGCTTATCACGGCCGCGCAACGCTTCCAGGACGTCCTCCCATGACGCATCGATGGGGAGGTCGTACCTGAGCAGCATCGCGGCCAGAGCCATATCCGCCTTGCGCTGCTCGATCAGCCGGTTGTGCTCCCTTTCCTTGTGGCGGTCAGCCTGCTCCTTCTGCTTCGCTGCTTCCGCTTCGAACCGGCGGTAGTCGGCCAGCAAACGCTCGTAGGATGCTTGGGCATGGTCCCACCCGTCGCTCGTCTTCACCTCCCGGCGCAGGTCGGTAAGGTAGCCGGCGTCATGTGTGATCGACTTCGGGTAGCGGGAACGGGAGCGCAGATCGCGTTCGCTGAAGCGCGAAGGCATTCCGATCTCGGCCATCAGCGCTGTTACCCGTTCGATGATTTCCTGGTTTGCCGCCATCGCGGGTAGGTTCGCTTCATGGGTTGCCTTGTCCTCCGCGTAGGCCTGTTCCAACTTCTGCAGGGCAATGGCAGCTGTGCGCGTCGGGCAGGCGCTGCCGTAGCTGGTCGACGGCGCGTAGTACTTGGGGTCCGTCTTACAGCTGGTCACCTTGTTGCACGGGGCAATCTGCTGGATCTTCATGCGTAGCTCCGAAGCGGCACGCGGCGCACTGGCCCGTGCCA
Proteins encoded in this region:
- a CDS encoding tyrosine-type recombinase/integrase is translated as MAPRQRSKSRQGWPANLYPNRDGFKYRHPVTKKETWMGTDQARAFAAAKKLNALLIPTDDLVARVITPGETVADAIVVFRRDDVPGRKWASKTAEVYESVIRRIEAGLGSKAVADVTVKVCATFIREVTESDRARQQFRLVLGWILACAVEEGWIDTNPALATRRFQHERKRVRLTLDVYRAIWDQAAPWLRNAMDLSLVTLLRREDVVTVKFADMRDGHLWVVPSKTEGSTNVRLQIAVAGPLLDLLARCRDDVVSPFVIHRLPEKARPSDKRAKDRAHHTQVLPEQLSRAFAKARDAAGVGGDAPPTFHEIRSLGGALLRDAGWTTEQIQALMGHGNASMTEHYLGGHEAPWQPVTTGIALPR